From a single Candidatus Schekmanbacteria bacterium genomic region:
- a CDS encoding prepilin-type N-terminal cleavage/methylation domain-containing protein — protein MEKKKLYNTQPDDRGFTLIEVMVAVSLMTVGILSFLMLSSVLIKSQSSSYMQSVALYLAQEKIDQTMNLPFTSLVTSTTNETNSQIATAHPEIIGVKSAFTRTTSILVDSPSAGLKSITVTVSWKDSNRISHSVSLYSATMAF, from the coding sequence GTGGAAAAGAAAAAATTGTATAACACACAGCCAGATGATAGAGGTTTTACCCTTATAGAAGTTATGGTTGCTGTTTCACTAATGACTGTCGGAATATTAAGTTTTCTGATGTTAAGCAGTGTTCTTATAAAATCACAGAGCAGCAGCTACATGCAGAGTGTCGCGCTCTATCTTGCGCAAGAGAAAATAGATCAAACAATGAATCTTCCTTTCACTTCATTGGTTACAAGCACAACTAATGAAACAAACAGCCAGATTGCGACAGCGCATCCTGAAATAATTGGTGTAAAATCTGCTTTTACAAGAACAACATCGATACTTGTTGACTCACCATCTGCAGGACTTAAATCGATAACTGTAACTGTTAGCTGGAAGGACTCAAACAGGATTTCGCACTCTGTTAGTTTATATTCAGCGACAATGGCATTCTAA
- a CDS encoding prepilin-type N-terminal cleavage/methylation domain-containing protein yields MKKNKGFTLIELMLSLAITGFIVLLLFSILNFQQKSQKHQEQLIDMVEDYRWLVNTIGGNIKVAGYGAPKASLSSWITWKASITSPVLITDGGSAPDSVIIVSAFGKPYPYDSSAPRLSTTASAGATTIQVNDGSLFNTTTKSLIFIGGYENAVIKSISGNTLTIDTNLSITGNQGIQISYVSGAPIEIVKTVTYHINNGNLTSIDDDGTEEIITENVEDLQFSISGNMVSFSARLKSKYPEKGYNDGVYNDGYLRISQNNSVLVRNNLFK; encoded by the coding sequence ATGAAAAAAAATAAAGGATTTACATTAATCGAGCTAATGCTGTCTTTAGCCATCACAGGTTTCATTGTACTTCTTCTTTTTTCCATACTTAATTTTCAGCAAAAATCCCAAAAACATCAGGAACAATTAATTGATATGGTAGAAGACTATAGATGGTTGGTAAATACAATTGGAGGAAATATAAAAGTTGCAGGTTACGGTGCACCAAAGGCATCACTTAGCAGTTGGATAACATGGAAAGCAAGTATAACTTCTCCGGTTCTGATTACGGATGGAGGATCTGCTCCTGATAGTGTTATTATAGTAAGTGCATTCGGCAAACCCTACCCTTATGATTCAAGCGCTCCAAGACTAAGCACGACTGCAAGTGCAGGAGCCACAACTATTCAGGTAAATGATGGATCATTATTTAATACTACAACCAAGAGCCTTATTTTTATAGGCGGATATGAAAATGCTGTAATTAAAAGTATATCAGGTAACACTCTGACAATTGACACCAATCTTTCAATAACTGGAAACCAGGGAATACAAATATCTTATGTTTCCGGAGCACCTATAGAAATAGTTAAGACTGTTACATACCATATTAATAATGGAAACCTTACATCTATTGATGATGACGGGACAGAAGAAATTATAACTGAAAACGTAGAGGACTTGCAGTTTTCCATTTCTGGAAATATGGTTTCTTTTTCGGCAAGACTAAAATCCAAATATCCTGAAAAAGGCTACAATGATGGGGTTTATAATGACGGATACTTGAGAATATCTCAAAACAATTCTGTGCTGGTTAGAAATAACTTGTTTAAATAA